The following proteins are encoded in a genomic region of Gimesia algae:
- a CDS encoding MoaD/ThiS family protein gives MKLLLINNDGGGFADYIEVSAETTVAQLFEQKMGDAEARDYLIRVNRQPCPPNQRLQDGDRISITPTKIEGA, from the coding sequence ATGAAGCTTTTATTGATCAATAATGATGGCGGTGGTTTCGCTGATTATATCGAGGTCTCCGCAGAAACCACGGTGGCACAACTATTCGAACAGAAGATGGGGGATGCAGAAGCACGCGATTACTTGATTCGCGTGAATCGCCAGCCATGTCCCCCAAACCAGCGGTTACAGGATGGGGACCGGATTTCCATAACGCCCACGAAAATCGAGGGGGCGTGA
- a CDS encoding AAA family ATPase produces the protein MLLSERLAENVRACFTGIWIQSHEHDEALLEMARLCHTEDWRLFSWDIDRGMQGTEFAEGNDTSPPDPLAAIHSLSSQDDPDRPTLLVLKNFHRFINSPEIVQALTQQINLGKQARTFIVILSSLVQIPTELEKLFVCLEHDLPDRSQLLEIARSIATETGELPEEPELERVLDAASGLTRYEAEGAFSLSLVRHQRIEASVVLELKSQTLLKSGLLSLHEGSESFAGLGGLEALKAFCLQALRFRPQDETPVRPRGVLLLGVPGTGKSAFAKALGRETGRPTLTLDVGALMGALVGQTEERTRRALRIVDAMQPAVLFIDEVEKGLGGAASSGQSDSGVSTRMLGTLLSWLNDHASDVFVVCTANDISKLPPEFVRAERFDALFFLDLPGDDQKQAIWSLYRDLFGLSPDQRLPDDRHWTGSEIRACCRLAALLDVPLIKAAENVVPVAITAAESVARLRRWASKRCLSAEQPGVFSNDERTGSRSRRNLSRDPHRN, from the coding sequence ATGTTACTATCCGAACGTCTTGCGGAGAACGTACGCGCCTGCTTTACCGGGATCTGGATTCAGAGTCATGAACACGATGAGGCGTTGCTGGAGATGGCCCGTCTCTGCCACACGGAAGACTGGCGGTTATTCTCCTGGGATATTGACCGGGGTATGCAGGGGACGGAATTCGCTGAGGGCAACGACACTTCACCCCCCGATCCCCTGGCGGCCATCCACAGTCTGAGTAGTCAGGACGATCCGGACCGCCCCACGCTGCTGGTCCTCAAAAATTTCCATCGGTTCATCAATTCCCCTGAAATCGTTCAGGCTCTGACACAACAGATTAATCTGGGGAAACAGGCACGGACGTTTATTGTTATTCTTTCCAGCCTGGTCCAGATCCCCACGGAGTTAGAAAAACTGTTTGTCTGTTTGGAACATGATCTTCCCGATCGAAGTCAACTGTTAGAGATTGCCCGCAGTATCGCTACGGAAACGGGAGAATTGCCGGAGGAACCAGAACTCGAACGTGTTCTGGACGCTGCCTCGGGCCTGACACGTTATGAAGCAGAAGGCGCCTTCAGTCTGTCGCTAGTGCGACACCAGCGCATCGAAGCTTCGGTCGTACTGGAACTGAAATCCCAGACACTGCTGAAAAGCGGTCTGCTATCGCTGCACGAGGGATCGGAGTCATTCGCTGGCCTGGGAGGCTTGGAAGCACTCAAAGCTTTTTGCCTGCAAGCTCTTCGATTCCGCCCCCAGGATGAGACACCAGTTCGTCCCAGAGGCGTCTTGCTGCTGGGAGTTCCCGGAACCGGGAAAAGTGCGTTTGCCAAAGCACTTGGCAGGGAGACCGGGCGTCCCACCCTGACACTCGACGTCGGAGCTTTAATGGGCGCGCTGGTCGGTCAAACCGAAGAGCGAACTCGACGAGCACTCCGCATCGTCGATGCGATGCAGCCCGCCGTCCTGTTCATTGATGAAGTCGAAAAAGGCTTGGGTGGTGCAGCTTCTTCCGGTCAGTCTGATAGCGGCGTTTCCACACGCATGCTGGGAACGTTACTCAGCTGGCTGAACGATCATGCTTCTGATGTGTTCGTAGTCTGTACCGCGAACGACATTTCCAAACTGCCGCCGGAGTTTGTACGGGCCGAACGCTTTGACGCTTTGTTCTTTCTGGATTTACCGGGCGATGACCAGAAGCAGGCCATCTGGAGTTTGTATCGTGATCTGTTTGGGCTTTCACCAGATCAACGCTTGCCGGACGACCGGCACTGGACCGGATCAGAAATCCGGGCTTGCTGTCGACTGGCAGCGCTGCTCGACGTTCCTTTAATCAAGGCTGCAGAAAACGTGGTTCCCGTGGCCATTACCGCCGCCGAATCGGTGGCCCGTTTACGACGCTGGGCCAGTAAACGCTGTCTGTCAGCAGAACAGCCAGGAGTATTTAGCAATGACGAGCGTACCGGTTCCCGTTCACGCCGGAATCTCTCACGCGATCCTCACAGAAACTAA
- a CDS encoding HesA/MoeB/ThiF family protein, with amino-acid sequence MNTLNMTMDRFQRQSDLISAERLSQMTATVIGVGAIGRQVALQLAAIGTPQIQLIDFDTVELTNITTQGYWAQDLGQSKVEATANAIHRLDDSIQVTRVSDRYRATLPVGEAVFCCVDSISTRSAIWRSVSNKCEFWLDGRMLGEIIRVLAVSSSTDFYRYSETLFPQAEAQTGSCTSRSTIYAASIAAGIMIHQFTRWLRDIPVDFDTTLNLLAGETYVK; translated from the coding sequence TTGAATACATTAAATATGACTATGGATCGTTTCCAGAGACAGAGTGATCTGATCTCGGCAGAACGGCTTTCACAGATGACTGCGACTGTTATCGGAGTGGGAGCCATTGGTCGTCAGGTCGCCCTGCAACTGGCGGCCATTGGGACACCGCAGATTCAGTTGATCGACTTTGACACGGTGGAATTGACCAATATCACGACTCAAGGGTATTGGGCACAGGATCTAGGGCAGTCTAAAGTAGAAGCGACAGCGAATGCCATTCATCGACTTGATGATTCGATCCAGGTGACTAGGGTTTCGGATCGTTATCGTGCAACTTTACCAGTTGGAGAGGCTGTCTTCTGTTGTGTTGATTCCATTTCCACGCGGTCCGCAATCTGGCGGTCGGTCAGCAATAAATGTGAATTCTGGTTGGACGGAAGAATGTTGGGAGAGATTATTCGTGTCCTGGCGGTTTCGTCTTCAACTGACTTCTATCGGTATTCAGAGACTTTGTTCCCACAGGCTGAGGCCCAAACTGGCAGCTGTACGTCCCGAAGCACAATCTATGCCGCGAGTATCGCTGCCGGAATCATGATCCATCAATTTACCCGTTGGCTGCGAGATATTCCTGTTGACTTTGATACGACCCTCAATCTTCTTGCTGGTGAAACCTACG